The following proteins are co-located in the Mus pahari chromosome 14, PAHARI_EIJ_v1.1, whole genome shotgun sequence genome:
- the Wnt3 gene encoding proto-oncogene Wnt-3, protein MEPHLLGLLLGLLLSGTRVLAGYPIWWSLALGQQYTSLASQPLLCGSIPGLVPKQLRFCRNYIEIMPSVAEGVKLGIQECQHQFRGRRWNCTTIDDSLAIFGPVLDKATRESAFVHAIASAGVAFAVTRSCAEGTSTICGCDSHHKGPPGEGWKWGGCSEDADFGVLVSREFADARENRPDARSAMNKHNNEAGRTTILDHMHLKCKCHGLSGSCEVKTCWWAQPDFRAIGDFLKDKYDSASEMVVEKHRESRGWVETLRAKYALFKPPTERDLVYYENSPNFCEPNPETGSFGTRDRTCNVTSHGIDGCDLLCCGRGHNTRTEKRKEKCHCVFHWCCYVSCQECIRIYDVHTCK, encoded by the exons GTCCCTGGCCCTGGGCCAGCAGTACACATCTCTGGcctcccagcctctgctctgcGGCTCCATCCCGGGCCTGGTCCCCAAGCAACTGCGCTTCTGCCGCAATTACATCGAGATCATGCCCAGCGTAGCAGAAGGCGTGAAGCTGGGCATCCAGGAGTGCCAGCATCAGTTCCGGGGCCGCCGCTGGAACTGTACCACCATTGATGACAGCCTGGCCATCTTTGGGCCTGTCCTGGACAAAG CCACCCGCGAATCTGCCTTCGTGCATGCCATCGCCTCGGCTGGGGTTGCCTTTGCAGTCACACGCTCCTGTGCTGAGGGAACCTCCACCATCTGCGGCTGTGACTCACATCATAAGGGGCCACCTGGAGAAGGCTGGAAGTGGGGCGGCTGCAGCGAGGACGCCGACTTCGGGGTGCTGGTGTCCCGGGAGTTTGCAGATGCGCGGGAGAACAGGCCAGATGCCCGCTCAGCTATGAACAAGCACAACAATGAGGCCGGCCGAACG ACCATCCTGGACCACATGCACCTGAAGTGCAAATGCCACGGGTTGTCGGGCAGCTGCGAGGTGAAGACCTGTTGGTGGGCCCAGCCCGACTTTCGTGCCATTGGCGACTTCCTGAAGGACAAGTATGACAGTGCCTCCGAGATGGTGGTGGAGAAACACCGTGAGTCCCGAGGTTGGGTGGAGACCCTGCGGGCCAAGTATGCACTCTTCAAGCCGCCCACCGAGAGGGACCTGGTCTACTACGAGAACTCCCCCAACTTTTGTGAGCCCAACCCAGAGACGGGCTCCTTTGGTACCAGGGACCGGACTTGCAATGTCACCTCCCACGGCATCGATGGCTGCGATCTGCTGTGCTGTGGCCGGGGCCACAACACGAGGACGGAGAAGCGGAAGGAGAAATGCCATTGCGTCTTCCACTGGTGCTGCTATGTCAGCTGCCAAGAGTGTATTCGCATCTACGATGTGCACACCTGCAAGTAG